The Parcubacteria group bacterium genome includes a region encoding these proteins:
- the secG gene encoding preprotein translocase subunit SecG, translating to MLNYLTIIQIIISVLLIGAILLQSRGSGLSSVFGGESTFYHTRRGIEKIVFFATIILAVLFIATSLAMFLV from the coding sequence ATGTTAAATTATCTTACAATAATTCAAATAATAATTTCCGTTCTCCTAATCGGAGCGATCTTGCTTCAATCCCGCGGCAGCGGTCTTTCTTCGGTTTTCGGCGGCGAATCAACCTTTTATCATACCCGCCGCGGCATAGAAAAAATTGTTTTCTTCGCCACTATTATACTGGCAGTATTGTTTATCGCAACCAGTTTAGCCATGTTTTTAGTCTAA
- a CDS encoding phage holin family protein → MIIGFLFRIIANALAILAAAWLVPNIVFNYEFIALLKLALILALVNTFLKPVLKLIFSPLILITLGLFTFVINIFLLWLVVYFTPELSISGFYAYFLTTLILSAFNFIVSAATNKRD, encoded by the coding sequence ATGATTATTGGTTTTTTGTTTCGTATTATCGCTAACGCTTTGGCAATTCTTGCCGCCGCCTGGCTGGTGCCGAACATTGTTTTTAATTACGAATTTATCGCTCTCCTAAAACTCGCCCTTATTTTGGCTCTCGTAAACACCTTTCTTAAACCGGTCTTGAAATTGATATTCAGTCCGCTTATACTTATCACATTGGGCCTCTTTACTTTTGTTATCAACATATTTCTTCTCTGGTTGGTGGTCTACTTTACCCCCGAACTTTCTATAAGCGGATTTTATGCCTACTTTCTGACAACGTTAATTTTAAGCGCCTTTAATTTTATTGTTTCAGCAGCAACCAATAAACGAGACTGA
- a CDS encoding ATP-dependent Clp protease proteolytic subunit — MKKIRKSSGDESGNGETGRLSFHKSSRYISISGEIDQKLADEFFNTLIGFESLKSRKPLTIYINSEGGDVDDMFKIYDHIKNSPLFITTVVAGCALSAGFIIFLAGDLRKAFPHALFGFHAPTIYYSRDYSEGPVEAAELAFYQKQMFETMVKIVKDNSNMSEKAIRKYFRVLTRIDAKTALKFGLAHQVVNPPKKILPKSWPASPKLQRGEQKILKPRP, encoded by the coding sequence ATGAAAAAAATCAGAAAATCGTCTGGCGATGAAAGTGGTAATGGAGAGACGGGCAGGTTGAGTTTTCATAAAAGTTCGCGCTATATTTCTATTTCCGGAGAAATCGACCAGAAATTGGCCGACGAATTTTTTAATACTCTGATTGGTTTTGAGTCGCTTAAGTCAAGAAAACCCCTTACCATTTACATTAATAGCGAGGGCGGTGATGTTGACGATATGTTTAAAATTTATGACCATATCAAAAATTCTCCGCTTTTTATTACAACCGTTGTTGCCGGATGCGCGTTATCGGCCGGATTTATAATATTTCTGGCAGGCGATTTGAGAAAAGCGTTCCCGCATGCCCTTTTTGGTTTTCATGCGCCGACAATTTATTATTCACGTGATTACAGCGAAGGACCGGTTGAAGCAGCGGAATTGGCTTTTTACCAAAAACAGATGTTTGAAACCATGGTGAAAATTGTTAAAGATAATTCAAATATGTCGGAAAAAGCGATCAGGAAATATTTCCGCGTTTTAACCAGAATTGATGCTAAAACTGCTTTAAAATTCGGTTTGGCGCATCAGGTTGTCAATCCGCCGAAAAAGATTTTGCCCAAATCCTGGCCCGCTTCGCCAAAGCTCCAGCGAGGCGAGCAGAAAATTTTAAAACCCCGCCCTTAA
- a CDS encoding co-chaperone GroES: MAKQLNIKPLGDRAVIAPIKETEKTKSGIILPETVDKEKPAQGRVVAIGAGEKIKKSGIKKGDEVVYEKYAGTEFKTGSTDYKILKEDEILAILE, translated from the coding sequence ATGGCGAAACAATTAAATATAAAACCTTTAGGCGATCGGGCGGTTATCGCGCCGATAAAAGAAACCGAAAAAACCAAATCCGGCATTATTTTGCCCGAAACCGTGGATAAGGAAAAACCGGCCCAGGGCCGGGTGGTGGCGATTGGGGCGGGTGAAAAAATAAAAAAATCCGGAATTAAAAAAGGCGACGAAGTCGTTTATGAAAAGTATGCCGGCACTGAATTTAAAACAGGCAGCACTGATTATAAGATTTTAAAAGAGGACGAAATCCTCGCGATTTTAGAATAA
- the groL gene encoding chaperonin GroEL (60 kDa chaperone family; promotes refolding of misfolded polypeptides especially under stressful conditions; forms two stacked rings of heptamers to form a barrel-shaped 14mer; ends can be capped by GroES; misfolded proteins enter the barrel where they are refolded when GroES binds) → MSKQIISGVAAREAIKRGVDQLANAVKITLGPRGRNVILDKGYGAPVITNDGVTIAKDIELKDKFENIGAQLVKEAASKTNDIAGDGTTTAVVLAQAMIAEGINLINSGANGMVLKRGMDRATTKVSEILKKNAKPVTKEKIKDVAVISANDAEMGSLIAEVINKVGKEGVVTVEEAQTLGVDYELVEGLQFDRGYVSAYMVTDTERMEAVMEKPHILITDKKISSLTEIMPLLEKVVKSGSKNLVIIADEVEGEALATLVVNKLRGVFNVLAVKAPGFGDRRKELLEDIAVVVNGEVISEDKGMKLESVDLNMLGEAKKIIANKDNTTIVGGSGGKGEIEKKIKQIKVQLEKTESEFDREKLQERLAKLSGGVAVIKVGAATETEMKEKKFRIEDAVAATKAAIEEGIVSGGGVALFEAARELKNLKTLAGISEFGDEAKGVNLVVNALESPMRVIARNANKDENEVIQTISSVEKGTGFNAVTGEYADLIKDGVIDPLKVTRTALQNAVSVASMLLTSEFLVADLPEKNNPPAGGMPGMGDMGM, encoded by the coding sequence ATGTCAAAACAAATAATTTCAGGCGTTGCCGCTAGAGAAGCGATAAAAAGAGGCGTTGACCAGTTGGCCAATGCCGTAAAAATCACCCTTGGCCCACGCGGGCGCAATGTTATTTTGGATAAAGGTTATGGCGCGCCGGTCATTACCAACGACGGCGTTACTATTGCCAAAGATATAGAACTAAAAGACAAGTTTGAGAACATAGGCGCCCAACTGGTAAAAGAAGCGGCGTCAAAAACCAACGACATTGCCGGCGATGGCACTACAACGGCCGTAGTTTTGGCGCAGGCGATGATCGCCGAAGGCATAAATCTTATAAATTCCGGCGCTAATGGCATGGTTTTAAAACGAGGTATGGATAGGGCGACAACTAAGGTTTCAGAAATTTTAAAAAAGAATGCCAAACCGGTAACAAAAGAGAAAATTAAAGATGTTGCCGTGATTTCTGCCAATGACGCGGAAATGGGCTCTCTTATCGCTGAAGTGATAAACAAAGTCGGCAAAGAAGGCGTGGTTACCGTTGAGGAAGCTCAAACGCTTGGAGTTGATTACGAGCTCGTTGAAGGACTTCAATTTGACCGCGGCTATGTTTCAGCCTATATGGTGACCGATACTGAAAGAATGGAAGCGGTTATGGAAAAACCGCATATTTTAATAACTGACAAGAAAATTTCTTCTCTGACAGAAATAATGCCGCTTTTGGAAAAAGTTGTTAAATCTGGAAGCAAAAATTTGGTAATTATTGCCGATGAAGTTGAAGGCGAGGCGCTCGCTACTCTTGTTGTAAACAAATTGCGCGGCGTTTTCAACGTTCTCGCGGTCAAGGCGCCGGGATTTGGCGACAGGCGGAAAGAGCTTTTGGAAGACATCGCCGTAGTTGTTAACGGTGAGGTAATTTCAGAAGATAAAGGCATGAAGCTTGAAAGTGTTGATTTAAACATGCTTGGAGAAGCCAAAAAAATTATTGCCAACAAAGACAACACAACGATTGTCGGCGGTTCCGGCGGAAAAGGGGAAATTGAAAAGAAAATAAAACAAATAAAAGTCCAGCTTGAAAAAACCGAATCAGAATTTGACCGCGAAAAATTACAAGAACGGCTGGCAAAACTTTCCGGCGGGGTGGCGGTGATTAAAGTAGGCGCCGCGACCGAAACAGAAATGAAAGAAAAGAAATTCCGCATAGAAGACGCCGTGGCAGCCACTAAAGCCGCGATTGAAGAAGGCATTGTTTCCGGCGGCGGAGTGGCTTTATTTGAGGCTGCAAGAGAACTAAAAAACCTTAAAACTTTGGCGGGTATTTCTGAATTCGGCGATGAAGCTAAGGGCGTTAATTTGGTAGTTAACGCGCTTGAGTCGCCGATGAGGGTTATCGCGCGTAATGCCAATAAAGATGAAAATGAAGTAATTCAAACTATCAGTTCCGTGGAAAAAGGAACGGGTTTTAATGCCGTTACCGGCGAATATGCCGATCTTATTAAAGATGGCGTAATTGATCCTCTCAAAGTGACGCGCACGGCTTTGCAAAACGCCGTTTCTGTTGCTTCCATGCTTTTAACAAGTGAATTTTTAGTGGCTGATCTACCGGAAAAAAATAACCCACCAGCCGGCGGGATGCCCGGTATGGGCGATATGGGGATGTAA
- the rpsP gene encoding 30S ribosomal protein S16, with protein MLVIRLQKVGKKHTATFRVVVTQKTAAAKRKYLELLGNVNRKTKAVSLNKERILYWISKGAQPSDTIHNLLVSQSIISGAKKPVHKKSKKEVAKTEVKLEAALAETPVETPEVVS; from the coding sequence ATGCTTGTAATAAGATTGCAAAAAGTCGGGAAAAAACATACTGCCACCTTCAGGGTTGTGGTAACTCAAAAAACTGCCGCCGCGAAGCGGAAATATTTGGAGTTGCTCGGCAATGTTAATCGAAAAACCAAAGCGGTGAGTTTGAACAAAGAAAGAATTTTATATTGGATTTCAAAAGGCGCCCAGCCCTCTGACACAATTCATAATTTATTAGTTTCACAAAGTATAATTTCCGGCGCTAAAAAACCGGTTCATAAAAAATCAAAAAAAGAAGTGGCTAAAACAGAGGTAAAATTAGAGGCGGCGCTGGCTGAAACTCCAGTTGAAACGCCGGAAGTAGTATCTTGA
- a CDS encoding KH domain-containing protein, producing MTNTSVDQEFLEYLVKSIVDNPNDVKIDRRVDEMGVLLNLKVNPEDMGMLIGREGSTAKAIRTLLRIVGARNNARVNLKIEEPEGGARPRKERTQTMDEVVEDLKQL from the coding sequence ATGACTAATACATCGGTTGATCAGGAGTTTCTTGAATACCTTGTGAAATCAATTGTTGATAATCCTAATGATGTCAAAATTGATCGCAGGGTAGATGAAATGGGCGTCCTCTTAAACCTTAAAGTAAATCCGGAAGATATGGGTATGCTTATCGGTCGAGAAGGCTCAACCGCTAAAGCTATCCGAACCCTTCTTCGCATCGTGGGCGCTCGCAACAACGCGCGTGTCAATCTGAAGATAGAGGAACCGGAAGGCGGAGCTCGTCCCAGAAAAGAAAGAACTCAAACAATGGATGAGGTTGTGGAAGATTTGAAACAGCTTTAA
- a CDS encoding transglycosylase domain-containing protein, with protein MKLLVILCCFTVIFGSTGYLVFWYYFDYKDGDLPDVLALRDYKFNLTTIVRDDGGEIIDKFKVEDRVYISFHSVPVAVLLATVSAEDKNFFEGRLIYGIDFTGVVRAAFKNIIAGKVIAGGSTISQQTAKLIWLNNEKTFKRKFKEARLAYRMEKYLSDELIFEIYINLVYFGHGKYGIVSASEFYFSKQPSELTFDEAAMLAGLIKWPYQFSPIVNKKIATSRRNMILSRMMNNGFIKYGEYIALTEKPVVLSIKSIDPKAPYLSNFFMDELHRLGYSKVVNQGLNVKTSINSSFQLIASEALSKGLKAYDKRHEKRLVLYNIFSEYKLESIEDFKSESWNGELGIESTVDGLVIEVDSSFVVLKIGNETATITAKSLPNIQNGIADFKRVFKVGDVVMVKITGVNASNDFIVEIVQPEAQGAVVILEVTTGAIKAVVGGRDFKVSKYNRAMQAERQPGSAFKPFVYGAYFEKYPDKDLESHVLDTPICFKTGNPKKPKWCPKNYEEKSLPPFMGSIPIKTAIARSRNVAAVHAAKEVGINNVVDLARSMGIASDLPRYLPTAIGAADVKVIDMANAYSTLFRQGIYKPYWFINSITDRNGSTKNLETIEEKQALSTESANKILGAMRWVVLAGTARSASKELPFATAGKTGTTNNFTDAWFVGGSPKYVVAVWIGFDRKSIPLVSRESYFKETGGSVALPIFIEIMKEIYKIRPPDLFPEEIENIILEKNEDK; from the coding sequence ATGAAATTGTTAGTCATTTTATGCTGTTTTACGGTAATTTTTGGTTCTACAGGTTATTTGGTTTTTTGGTACTATTTTGACTATAAAGATGGTGATTTACCAGACGTTCTGGCCCTTAGGGATTATAAGTTTAATTTGACCACTATTGTTCGGGATGACGGTGGAGAAATAATCGATAAATTCAAAGTTGAGGATCGGGTTTATATTTCATTCCATTCGGTACCGGTAGCTGTTTTGTTGGCAACGGTATCGGCAGAAGATAAAAATTTCTTTGAGGGACGCTTAATTTATGGCATTGATTTTACGGGAGTTGTAAGAGCGGCTTTTAAAAATATAATTGCCGGCAAAGTAATTGCCGGCGGTTCAACTATTTCCCAGCAAACTGCCAAGTTAATTTGGTTGAATAACGAAAAAACATTCAAAAGAAAGTTTAAAGAAGCGCGACTCGCTTATAGGATGGAAAAGTATTTATCCGACGAACTGATTTTTGAAATTTACATTAACCTAGTTTATTTTGGCCATGGCAAGTACGGCATTGTTTCCGCTTCGGAATTTTATTTTAGTAAACAGCCGTCAGAGTTGACGTTTGATGAAGCTGCCATGTTAGCCGGGCTTATTAAGTGGCCTTATCAATTTTCGCCTATTGTCAATAAAAAAATTGCAACCAGCCGGCGCAATATGATTTTAAGCAGGATGATGAATAATGGTTTTATCAAGTATGGCGAGTATATCGCACTTACAGAAAAACCCGTTGTTTTAAGCATTAAAAGTATTGATCCGAAAGCTCCGTATCTTTCAAACTTTTTTATGGATGAACTTCATCGTCTCGGTTACAGCAAAGTGGTAAATCAAGGCTTGAATGTAAAGACCTCAATTAATTCTTCTTTCCAGCTAATTGCAAGTGAAGCTCTAAGCAAGGGGTTGAAAGCTTATGATAAGAGACACGAAAAGCGTCTTGTTCTCTACAATATTTTTTCCGAATATAAGTTAGAATCCATTGAAGATTTTAAATCAGAGTCATGGAACGGTGAACTTGGCATTGAAAGCACTGTCGATGGTTTGGTTATTGAAGTTGACAGCTCTTTTGTAGTGTTAAAAATTGGGAACGAGACAGCAACTATTACTGCTAAATCGCTTCCCAATATCCAGAACGGTATCGCGGATTTTAAAAGGGTATTCAAAGTAGGCGACGTGGTAATGGTTAAAATTACCGGCGTTAACGCTAGTAATGATTTTATTGTTGAGATTGTTCAGCCAGAGGCGCAAGGAGCGGTAGTAATTTTAGAAGTTACAACCGGCGCGATAAAAGCAGTTGTTGGCGGCCGGGATTTCAAGGTCAGTAAGTATAATAGAGCGATGCAGGCCGAAAGACAGCCTGGCTCGGCTTTCAAACCGTTTGTTTATGGCGCTTATTTTGAAAAGTATCCGGATAAAGATTTGGAAAGCCATGTTTTGGATACTCCAATTTGTTTTAAAACCGGCAATCCTAAAAAGCCAAAATGGTGCCCCAAGAATTACGAAGAGAAATCTTTACCGCCGTTTATGGGCTCGATTCCGATTAAAACTGCCATCGCGCGGTCTCGAAATGTGGCCGCCGTTCACGCGGCTAAAGAAGTTGGGATTAATAATGTGGTGGATTTAGCCCGCAGCATGGGTATTGCAAGCGATCTGCCTCGTTATCTTCCGACTGCCATCGGTGCCGCCGATGTAAAAGTAATTGATATGGCTAATGCCTACTCCACGCTTTTTAGGCAGGGAATTTATAAACCATATTGGTTTATAAATTCAATTACCGATAGAAACGGTTCAACGAAAAACTTAGAAACTATAGAAGAAAAACAAGCATTAAGCACTGAATCGGCAAATAAAATTTTGGGAGCAATGCGATGGGTAGTCTTGGCTGGTACGGCCCGTTCGGCTTCAAAAGAATTGCCCTTTGCGACGGCTGGTAAAACCGGAACGACCAATAACTTTACCGATGCTTGGTTTGTAGGCGGCTCGCCAAAGTATGTTGTCGCTGTGTGGATTGGCTTCGACCGAAAATCTATACCGCTAGTAAGTAGAGAAAGTTATTTTAAAGAAACCGGCGGTTCAGTAGCTCTTCCGATTTTTATTGAGATTATGAAAGAAATTTATAAGATCCGGCCGCCCGATTTATTTCCGGAAGAGATTGAGAATATAATTTTAGAGAAAAATGAAGATAAATAA
- the trmD gene encoding tRNA (guanosine(37)-N1)-methyltransferase TrmD: protein MFRFYFNESIILRAQKSGKIKINIVDLRKFSADKNKKVDDKPYGGGPGMVFKIEPLIKAISNLKLKGGKEKLILFSPSGKQFSSKMATEWAKKYNRIIMVAGHYEGVDERIKKIFKMEEISIGPYILTGGELPAMIVIDSVSRHIPGVLGKNESLEEKRFGAGVPVFTRPEVIKYKNKKYIVPKVLLSGDHKKIEEWRKKHQKSDLTY, encoded by the coding sequence ATCTTTAGATTTTATTTCAACGAGAGCATAATTTTGCGCGCCCAAAAATCGGGGAAAATAAAAATTAACATTGTTGATTTAAGGAAATTTTCAGCCGACAAAAATAAAAAGGTAGATGACAAGCCCTATGGCGGGGGACCCGGTATGGTTTTTAAAATTGAACCACTTATTAAAGCGATTTCAAATCTGAAACTGAAGGGCGGTAAAGAAAAACTTATTTTATTTTCACCTAGCGGAAAACAATTCAGTTCCAAAATGGCCACAGAGTGGGCTAAAAAATATAATCGGATAATAATGGTTGCCGGCCATTACGAAGGAGTAGACGAAAGAATTAAAAAAATTTTTAAGATGGAAGAAATTTCAATCGGGCCATATATTTTAACCGGCGGAGAACTACCGGCAATGATTGTTATTGATTCGGTTTCGCGCCATATTCCGGGAGTTTTGGGGAAAAACGAGTCGCTTGAAGAAAAACGTTTTGGCGCTGGTGTTCCGGTTTTCACCCGTCCGGAAGTTATTAAATATAAAAATAAAAAATACATTGTTCCAAAAGTTCTTCTTTCCGGAGATCACAAAAAAATAGAGGAATGGAGAAAAAAGCATCAAAAAAGCGATTTGACTTACTAA